One window of Alteriqipengyuania lutimaris genomic DNA carries:
- a CDS encoding LptF/LptG family permease encodes MPFSSRLDRYLFRLTIIPLLGVFVLAASLLILDQMLRLFRFVSTEGGPVGVVFQMLGTLLPDYASLAIPLGLLLGVLFAFRQLALSSELDVMRAVGLGYTRLLRVPYAITLMLIAVNAALVFYIQPVSKYYYEELQFDLRSGALGASIKVGEFTTLADRMALRIEASEDSGRELHGIFARVMAEDGQVLSISAREGRFLSTSDDPDTIILRLSDGTIIQNPEGETPRVLSFELHDLPIDLPTIQSFRQRGEGESEYILPELLKMGWSDGATEEQRNASQASFNYRMVELAMMLFMPLLAVALAIPPKRSTSALGVFVAVVLVVAYHKVNQYMQDLASLGRIDPTLGLWGPFAVFVGLILWWFWQIAYVPGGQPIGALETVFSKLVKKIGKILRPRRRADGFRPEQAS; translated from the coding sequence TTGCCCTTCAGCTCGCGCCTCGACCGTTACCTCTTCCGACTGACGATCATCCCGCTGCTTGGGGTGTTCGTGCTCGCCGCGTCGCTGCTGATCCTCGACCAGATGCTGCGCCTGTTCCGCTTCGTGTCGACCGAAGGCGGCCCCGTGGGCGTGGTCTTCCAGATGCTCGGCACACTACTGCCCGACTATGCGAGCCTCGCCATTCCGCTCGGCCTGCTGCTGGGCGTGCTGTTCGCCTTCCGCCAACTCGCGCTGTCGAGCGAACTCGACGTGATGCGTGCCGTCGGCCTTGGCTACACGCGCCTGCTGCGCGTCCCCTATGCGATCACGCTGATGCTGATCGCCGTGAACGCGGCGCTGGTGTTCTACATCCAGCCGGTGTCCAAATATTACTACGAGGAACTGCAGTTCGACCTGCGTTCGGGCGCGCTCGGCGCGTCGATCAAGGTCGGCGAATTCACCACGCTGGCGGACCGGATGGCGCTGCGGATCGAAGCGAGCGAGGATTCGGGCCGCGAATTGCACGGCATCTTCGCACGGGTCATGGCCGAAGACGGGCAGGTCCTGTCGATCAGCGCGCGCGAAGGACGGTTCCTGTCGACCAGCGACGATCCCGATACGATCATCCTTCGCCTGAGCGACGGCACCATCATCCAGAACCCGGAGGGCGAGACCCCGCGCGTACTGAGCTTCGAACTGCACGACCTGCCGATCGATCTGCCCACGATCCAGAGCTTCCGCCAGCGCGGCGAGGGCGAATCGGAATATATCCTGCCGGAGCTGCTGAAAATGGGGTGGAGCGACGGCGCGACCGAGGAACAGCGCAACGCCAGCCAGGCGAGCTTCAACTATCGCATGGTCGAACTGGCGATGATGCTGTTCATGCCACTGCTGGCGGTGGCCCTCGCCATCCCGCCCAAGCGATCGACCAGCGCGCTCGGCGTGTTCGTCGCGGTCGTGCTCGTCGTCGCCTATCACAAGGTCAACCAGTACATGCAGGATCTGGCGAGCCTCGGCCGGATCGACCCCACGCTGGGCCTTTGGGGGCCTTTCGCGGTCTTCGTCGGCCTGATCCTGTGGTGGTTCTGGCAGATCGCCTACGTCCCCGGCGGCCAGCCGATCGGGGCGCTGGAAACGGTGTTCTCCAAGCTGGTGAAGAAGATCGGCAAGATCCTGCGCCCGCGTCGCCGTGCCGACGGCTTCCGGCCCGAGCAGGCGAGCTAG
- a CDS encoding helix-turn-helix domain-containing protein, with amino-acid sequence MPLYDVSSPDGLRFSASVRAWLLTPVIIVDARLSRVRVERPSDLFLRDGCDDIVLQLLVDTTASGDADGKPFDARAGECVIHDRSKPLRMELDEGHNITVAFRREFIEEALPCAQLHGLVLRMGMVHLLAGLLRELPKALAQSAPEPIDVAKLLRAAIAAAVHETEPLVGAGSDEAMTRRAKQYIADHLSDAIDVRSICTGLGVSRSRLYRAFHDEAGVAGYIQRLRLTRMHRALSDPQEKRSISELAHDHGYADSAHFSRSFRRSFGYSATTLRKSVAERRGLHIPQADPQRDDVPRIYASWEAERR; translated from the coding sequence ATGCCCCTGTACGATGTTTCCTCGCCGGATGGGCTTCGCTTTTCGGCTTCGGTTCGCGCGTGGCTCCTCACTCCGGTCATCATCGTCGACGCACGGTTGAGTCGCGTGCGCGTCGAGAGACCCTCCGACTTGTTTCTCCGCGACGGTTGCGACGATATCGTCTTGCAGTTGCTTGTCGATACCACCGCAAGCGGCGATGCCGATGGCAAGCCCTTTGACGCCCGGGCGGGCGAGTGCGTCATCCACGATCGCAGCAAACCGCTGCGCATGGAACTGGATGAGGGGCACAACATTACCGTCGCCTTTCGGCGCGAATTCATCGAGGAAGCCCTGCCCTGCGCGCAACTCCATGGCCTCGTCCTGCGCATGGGAATGGTCCATTTGCTCGCGGGTCTGCTGAGAGAACTTCCCAAGGCTCTCGCGCAGTCCGCCCCCGAACCGATCGACGTCGCGAAGCTTCTGCGCGCTGCGATAGCGGCCGCCGTCCATGAAACGGAACCGTTGGTCGGCGCTGGCAGTGACGAAGCAATGACTCGCCGCGCGAAGCAATATATCGCCGACCACCTTTCGGATGCGATCGATGTTCGCTCGATCTGTACCGGTCTCGGAGTGTCCCGCTCTCGTCTGTACCGCGCGTTTCATGACGAGGCCGGCGTCGCCGGATATATCCAGCGACTGCGCCTCACGCGAATGCATCGCGCCTTGTCCGATCCGCAGGAAAAGAGATCGATTTCCGAATTGGCCCATGATCACGGCTACGCGGACTCCGCGCATTTCAGCCGCTCGTTTCGCCGCAGCTTCGGCTACAGCGCGACAACCCTTCGCAAAAGCGTTGCCGAGCGGCGAGGTTTGCACATTCCGCAGGCCGATCCCCAGCGCGACGACGTCCCCAGGATCTATGCTTCCTGGGAGGCGGAACGGCGATAG
- a CDS encoding LL-diaminopimelate aminotransferase, with translation MVKEATLSDDQFYRMRRLPPYVIAEVNAMRHAARRAGRDIIDLGMGNPDHPPPQHVIDKLCEVAGKASAHGYSQSRGIPGLRKAQANYYGRRFNVDLDPEREVVVTMGSKEGLSSMATAIVAPGDVVLAPSPSYPIHTYGFIIAGATIRSVPTTPDEAYWHALDQAMAYTSPRPSVLVVNYPSNPTAETVDLAFYERLVAWARENKVWVLSDLAYSELYYDGKPTRSILEVPGAKECAVEFTSMSKTYSMAGWRMGFAVGNPQLIAALTRVKSYLDYGAFTPIQAAACAALNGPQDIVQENRLRYQNRRDVMVEAFGRAGWDIPTPPASMFAWAPLPPGFHNMGSLEFSKQLLEEAGVAVAAGIGYGEEGEGYVRIAMVENEQRIRQAARNVKRFLQRETATG, from the coding sequence ATGGTGAAGGAGGCCACACTGAGCGACGACCAATTCTACCGGATGCGGCGGCTGCCGCCTTACGTGATTGCCGAAGTCAACGCGATGCGACACGCGGCCCGGCGGGCGGGGCGCGACATCATCGACCTTGGCATGGGCAATCCCGACCATCCTCCGCCGCAGCATGTGATCGACAAGCTGTGCGAGGTGGCGGGCAAGGCATCCGCGCACGGGTACAGCCAGTCGCGCGGGATCCCGGGGCTGCGCAAGGCACAGGCGAACTATTACGGGCGCCGCTTCAACGTCGATCTCGATCCCGAGCGCGAAGTGGTGGTCACGATGGGCTCGAAGGAAGGCCTGTCCTCGATGGCGACCGCGATCGTCGCACCGGGCGACGTGGTGCTGGCGCCGAGCCCGTCCTATCCGATCCACACCTATGGCTTCATCATTGCCGGCGCGACGATCCGATCGGTCCCGACCACGCCCGACGAGGCCTATTGGCACGCGCTCGACCAGGCGATGGCCTATACCTCGCCGCGGCCGAGCGTGCTGGTGGTCAACTATCCCAGCAACCCCACGGCCGAGACCGTGGACCTCGCCTTCTACGAGCGGCTGGTCGCCTGGGCGCGGGAGAACAAGGTCTGGGTCCTCTCCGACCTCGCCTATTCGGAGCTCTATTACGACGGCAAGCCGACCCGCTCGATCCTCGAGGTGCCGGGCGCGAAGGAGTGTGCGGTCGAGTTCACCTCGATGTCGAAGACCTATTCGATGGCCGGATGGCGGATGGGCTTTGCGGTCGGCAATCCCCAGCTGATCGCGGCACTGACGCGGGTGAAGTCCTACCTCGATTACGGTGCCTTCACCCCGATCCAGGCGGCGGCCTGCGCCGCGCTCAACGGCCCGCAGGACATCGTCCAGGAAAACCGCCTGCGCTACCAGAACCGGCGCGATGTCATGGTGGAGGCGTTCGGGCGGGCCGGATGGGACATTCCCACTCCGCCCGCGAGCATGTTCGCCTGGGCGCCGCTGCCGCCGGGCTTCCACAACATGGGCAGCCTCGAATTTTCCAAGCAGCTGCTGGAGGAAGCGGGCGTCGCAGTCGCCGCCGGGATCGGCTACGGCGAAGAGGGCGAGGGATACGTGCGGATCGCGATGGTCGAGAACGAGCAGCGCATCCGCCAGGCGGCGCGCAACGTGAAGCGTTTCCTCCAGCGCGAGACTGCCACCGGGTGA
- the phaP gene encoding phasin family protein (Members of this family are phasins (small proteins associated with inclusions such as PHA granules). Note that several different families of phasins have been named PhaP despite very little sequence similarity to each other.), protein MADQTTDKGDAAAQKAYETAVAAQSDKPKSDSKPASTQGANTPAAKEETAPAAKPAKTEAVVSKTATPAKASTKSKPAAAKKAVAKAPAKTASSKKVGPAKRKAPAKTKAVETKATKTSTPAKSAARTSTPKTEQTPKTKDTTMATTTESKTANVASDMANEMQTRLAGMYEKGTEMTGEMVTFQRANAEAMAEASKILFTGMQDMTRTAVEESRKAADQLSEDARLMAAAKSPTELVKLQGDIMRRSFDNVVATSSKNTEAWIKLTNEAFAPLTSRMSEAVDKMNKLAA, encoded by the coding sequence ATGGCTGATCAGACCACCGACAAGGGCGATGCCGCGGCTCAGAAGGCGTATGAAACCGCCGTCGCTGCGCAATCGGACAAACCGAAGTCGGACAGCAAGCCTGCTTCGACCCAGGGCGCGAACACGCCTGCGGCGAAGGAGGAAACGGCTCCTGCTGCTAAGCCTGCCAAGACCGAAGCGGTTGTCAGCAAGACGGCGACCCCGGCCAAGGCCAGCACCAAGTCCAAGCCTGCAGCCGCGAAGAAAGCGGTCGCCAAGGCTCCGGCCAAGACCGCGTCTTCCAAGAAGGTCGGCCCCGCCAAGCGCAAGGCTCCTGCAAAGACAAAGGCGGTGGAGACCAAGGCGACGAAGACCTCGACACCTGCGAAGAGCGCAGCGCGCACTTCGACCCCCAAGACCGAACAGACCCCCAAGACTAAGGACACCACCATGGCTACCACGACCGAATCCAAGACCGCGAATGTCGCCAGCGACATGGCGAACGAAATGCAGACCCGCCTTGCCGGCATGTACGAAAAGGGCACCGAGATGACCGGCGAAATGGTCACCTTCCAGCGTGCCAATGCCGAAGCGATGGCCGAAGCGAGTAAGATTCTCTTCACCGGCATGCAGGACATGACCCGCACCGCCGTGGAAGAAAGCCGCAAGGCCGCCGACCAGCTGAGCGAAGATGCGCGCCTGATGGCGGCCGCCAAGTCGCCGACCGAGCTCGTGAAGCTGCAGGGCGACATCATGCGCCGCTCGTTCGACAATGTCGTCGCGACCAGCTCGAAGAACACCGAAGCGTGGATCAAGCTGACCAACGAAGCCTTCGCTCCGCTGACCAGCCGCATGAGCGAAGCGGTCGACAAGATGAACAAGCTGGCCGCCTGA
- the lptG gene encoding LPS export ABC transporter permease LptG, whose product MSFDFFPSRTLTLYLAKMFSLRILAVLVMLVLVLMMLDLLSTSGEILAVEGNSEADLWRYASLRVPLLIQRFLPYSVLLATIITLVTLNQNSEVIAMKASGLSAHQVLAPLIMTALVVSIATFAFNERVVTRAASELNVWEASEFGALSQAEETRGSIYLVDGSDILTARGYEANGPAPRLTDVTFYRRSPSGEIVQQIDAPLAVRGNDGWAMQTPQVFTVGTASTTLPDELIVAPGITPAQIELASVDPAAQPFWQLDGSIDAYRAAGRDTGELEANYWHKISGPLSAMLMPILGAVAGFGLARSGQLFVRAVTGMFLGFAYFVIDNAALAMGDFGGYPPFLAAWAPFFLFLLIGETVLVRTEE is encoded by the coding sequence ATGTCCTTCGACTTCTTCCCCTCGCGGACCCTGACGCTTTACCTCGCGAAGATGTTCAGCTTGCGCATCCTCGCGGTGCTGGTGATGCTGGTGCTCGTGCTGATGATGCTCGACCTGCTGTCGACCAGCGGCGAGATCCTGGCAGTCGAGGGCAACAGCGAGGCGGATTTGTGGCGCTATGCCTCGCTCCGCGTGCCGCTGCTGATACAGCGCTTCCTGCCCTATTCGGTGCTGCTGGCGACGATCATCACGCTCGTCACGCTGAACCAGAACAGCGAGGTGATCGCGATGAAGGCCTCGGGGCTTTCCGCGCACCAGGTGCTCGCCCCGCTGATCATGACCGCACTGGTCGTGTCGATCGCGACCTTTGCCTTCAACGAGCGGGTGGTGACGCGCGCGGCGTCCGAACTCAACGTGTGGGAAGCGTCCGAATTCGGCGCGCTGTCGCAGGCGGAGGAAACGCGCGGCAGCATCTACCTCGTGGACGGGTCCGATATCCTCACCGCGCGCGGCTACGAGGCGAACGGCCCCGCCCCACGCCTGACCGACGTGACCTTCTATCGCCGCAGTCCCAGTGGCGAAATCGTCCAGCAGATCGATGCGCCGCTCGCGGTGCGCGGCAATGACGGCTGGGCGATGCAGACGCCGCAGGTCTTCACCGTCGGTACGGCGAGCACGACACTGCCCGACGAACTGATCGTCGCGCCCGGCATCACGCCCGCACAAATCGAACTCGCCTCGGTCGATCCCGCCGCGCAGCCCTTCTGGCAGCTGGACGGTTCGATCGACGCCTATCGCGCCGCCGGGCGCGACACGGGCGAGCTCGAGGCCAATTACTGGCACAAGATATCGGGGCCGTTGTCCGCGATGCTGATGCCCATCCTGGGCGCAGTCGCGGGCTTCGGCCTCGCCCGATCGGGCCAGCTCTTCGTGCGCGCGGTGACCGGCATGTTCTTGGGCTTTGCCTATTTTGTGATCGACAATGCCGCGCTCGCCATGGGCGATTTCGGCGGCTACCCGCCCTTCCTCGCCGCGTGGGCGCCGTTCTTCCTGTTCCTGCTGATCGGGGAGACCGTGCTGGTCCGCACGGAGGAATGA
- a CDS encoding PHA/PHB synthase family protein: MADKDSSSPTPPRTGTDPFGAMLEAQARWTEMMFAPLARTAAGGENASSPAMADLQKWTENATRLQTMWIEFCQNHALEATSEMMAGDPAKWFAMFETWAEQLPFADPAEQQRWWAESAQLWQALLSPQDQSGAEGELPREDRRFADPRWREQPMFALIHQTYLMLTERVVSMVERMDHVDPAKREQLKFATQAMAEALSPANFAATNPIVLDRIMETRGDSLVRGMQNLLDDLRKGQLTHSDPQAFEVGENIATTPGHVVYETPLYQLIQYEPTTEKVLATPLVIFPPWINRFYILDLNEKKSFVRWAVGQGLTVFMVSWKSADASMKDVVWDDYIAAQIDAIDHVKKRLGQPAVHAIGYCVAGTTLAATLSILAKKGEAEKVRSATFFTAQVDFDDAGELLHFIDDQQLAAIKGIERDGIIDGRYMAATFNLLRGNDLIWNYVVRNYLLGEDHTAFDLLHWNGDVTNLPARWHRDYLRDLYRDNLLVKPGKLDALGVPIDLSRVETPTYVQAGKEDHIAPAGSVWKITHHFAGPMRFVLAGSGHIAGVVNPPEAKKYQYWINEDDGIDTLEEFRAGATEHPGSWWPDWIDWIRAQDDREIAVRGKRKPGSGAKDKVIEPAPGRYVKTR; the protein is encoded by the coding sequence ATGGCGGACAAGGATTCCAGCTCACCCACGCCGCCCCGGACCGGCACCGACCCGTTCGGCGCGATGCTGGAAGCACAGGCCCGCTGGACCGAGATGATGTTCGCCCCGCTCGCCCGGACTGCGGCGGGAGGCGAGAATGCCTCTTCGCCCGCCATGGCCGACCTGCAGAAATGGACCGAGAATGCCACGCGGCTGCAGACCATGTGGATCGAGTTCTGCCAGAACCATGCGCTGGAGGCGACGAGCGAGATGATGGCGGGCGATCCGGCCAAGTGGTTCGCCATGTTCGAGACCTGGGCTGAGCAGCTGCCCTTCGCCGATCCGGCCGAACAGCAGCGCTGGTGGGCCGAAAGCGCGCAGTTGTGGCAGGCGCTGCTCTCGCCGCAGGACCAGTCGGGCGCCGAGGGCGAGCTTCCGCGCGAGGATCGCCGCTTCGCCGATCCGCGCTGGCGGGAACAGCCGATGTTCGCGCTGATCCACCAGACCTATCTGATGCTGACCGAGCGGGTGGTGTCGATGGTAGAGCGGATGGACCATGTCGATCCGGCCAAGCGCGAGCAGCTGAAGTTCGCGACGCAGGCGATGGCCGAAGCGCTTAGCCCTGCCAACTTCGCGGCGACCAATCCGATCGTGCTCGACCGGATCATGGAAACGCGCGGCGACAGTCTTGTCCGGGGCATGCAGAACCTGCTGGATGATCTCAGGAAGGGCCAGCTGACCCATTCGGACCCGCAGGCCTTCGAGGTAGGGGAGAATATCGCGACCACGCCGGGCCATGTCGTGTACGAGACGCCGCTCTACCAGCTGATCCAGTACGAGCCGACGACCGAGAAGGTGCTGGCCACGCCGCTGGTGATCTTCCCGCCCTGGATCAACCGGTTCTACATCCTCGATCTCAACGAGAAGAAGAGCTTCGTGCGATGGGCGGTTGGCCAAGGCCTCACGGTCTTCATGGTCAGCTGGAAATCGGCCGACGCGTCGATGAAGGATGTCGTGTGGGACGACTACATCGCCGCGCAGATCGACGCGATCGACCATGTGAAGAAACGGCTGGGCCAGCCGGCAGTCCATGCCATCGGCTATTGCGTGGCGGGCACGACGCTCGCCGCCACATTGTCGATCCTGGCGAAGAAGGGCGAGGCCGAGAAGGTCAGGAGCGCCACCTTCTTCACCGCGCAGGTCGATTTCGACGATGCGGGCGAACTGCTGCACTTCATCGACGACCAGCAGCTCGCCGCGATCAAGGGGATCGAGCGCGACGGGATCATCGACGGGCGCTACATGGCGGCGACCTTCAACCTGCTGCGCGGCAACGACCTGATCTGGAACTACGTCGTGCGCAACTACCTGCTGGGGGAGGATCACACCGCCTTCGACCTGCTCCACTGGAACGGCGACGTCACCAACCTGCCCGCCAGGTGGCACCGCGATTACCTGCGCGATCTCTACCGCGACAACCTGTTGGTGAAGCCGGGGAAGCTCGACGCGCTCGGCGTGCCGATCGACCTCTCACGGGTCGAGACGCCCACCTACGTCCAGGCGGGCAAGGAAGACCACATCGCCCCTGCCGGCAGCGTGTGGAAGATCACCCATCACTTCGCAGGCCCGATGCGCTTCGTGCTCGCGGGCTCGGGCCATATCGCGGGCGTGGTCAATCCGCCCGAGGCAAAGAAGTACCAGTACTGGATCAACGAGGACGACGGCATCGATACGCTCGAGGAATTCCGTGCCGGGGCGACCGAGCATCCGGGCAGCTGGTGGCCCGACTGGATCGATTGGATCCGGGCGCAGGACGACAGGGAGATCGCGGTGCGGGGCAAGCGAAAACCGGGCAGCGGGGCGAAGGACAAGGTGATCGAACCTGCCCCCGGCCGCTACGTCAAAACCCGCTGA
- a CDS encoding acyl-CoA thioesterase, producing MSIAAMLEPIAGNGETVTLPADRWLQGRTLYGGASALIAYTAAIRAFPDLPPLRSAQVAFVAPVGAQVTPRTQMIRQGRNVVQVRAELLVEGQVALASLWLFGTAREANAVHPADPVTPAPIAVEDAEIVMADKGPAFIRNNFELRRAAPSGGDGGPAVRRWLRLKNDDLDPTSRLILIGDTMPPGSMRAMQRPGPMSSMNWAINLLDPMAETRDGWWLCESSSDHAGDGYSSERLRLWDADGRLVTIGQQAAAIFG from the coding sequence ATGTCGATTGCCGCAATGCTCGAACCGATCGCCGGGAATGGCGAGACCGTGACCCTCCCCGCCGACCGATGGCTCCAGGGCCGCACGCTCTACGGCGGTGCCAGCGCATTGATCGCCTATACCGCCGCGATCCGCGCCTTCCCCGACCTGCCGCCACTGCGGTCCGCCCAGGTCGCCTTCGTCGCGCCGGTCGGGGCGCAGGTGACGCCGCGGACGCAGATGATCCGGCAGGGGCGCAACGTCGTGCAGGTGCGGGCGGAACTGCTGGTCGAGGGGCAGGTGGCGCTTGCGTCCCTGTGGCTCTTCGGCACCGCGCGCGAGGCGAATGCGGTCCACCCCGCCGATCCGGTCACCCCGGCACCCATCGCGGTCGAGGATGCGGAGATCGTGATGGCGGACAAGGGCCCGGCCTTCATCCGGAACAATTTCGAGCTGCGCCGCGCGGCACCTTCGGGCGGCGACGGCGGGCCGGCGGTGCGCCGCTGGCTTCGGCTGAAGAACGACGATCTCGATCCGACCAGCCGCCTGATCCTGATCGGCGACACGATGCCGCCTGGTTCGATGCGGGCCATGCAGCGCCCCGGCCCGATGAGTTCGATGAACTGGGCGATCAACCTGCTCGATCCCATGGCCGAGACGCGCGACGGCTGGTGGCTATGCGAATCGTCGAGTGACCATGCGGGCGACGGCTATTCGAGCGAACGCCTGCGCCTGTGGGATGCCGACGGGCGGCTTGTGACGATCGGCCAGCAGGCGGCGGCGATCTTCGGGTAG
- a CDS encoding crotonase/enoyl-CoA hydratase family protein, with product MEAGPLRLDLFHRDAACNGRWLALHPREFALLWRLAETPGRTVSQQDLLADVWRLSFEPGTNRVAVHIARLRRKLATVRLDPLIVTDGAGYRFEPAAARAFALDSVAIMRDHTPIVFNATRQRESATMATQADEKRVETQLDDSGVMHVRLNRPDKMNALDPQMFEAIIAAGEALMDRKDVRVVVLSGAGPSFCAGLDTSSFARTPDPDEPKLTTRIYGDSNTYQQVATVWRKLPMPVIAALHGVCFGGGMQIASGADIRVAAPTTRMAIMEMKWGLVPDMGGYHLWRGLVRDDVLRELVYTNREFTGEEAQALGLATFVADDPLAKAKEIAATIAQRNPDAVRAAKRLSNRMHDQRGEDLLMAESEEQAKIIRQPNQIEAVMAGMAKRAADFSDAS from the coding sequence ATGGAGGCCGGGCCGTTGCGGCTCGACCTGTTCCATCGCGATGCCGCCTGCAACGGGCGCTGGCTGGCATTGCACCCGCGCGAATTCGCGCTGCTGTGGCGGCTGGCGGAGACGCCGGGGAGGACGGTCAGCCAGCAGGACCTGCTGGCTGACGTGTGGCGGCTCTCCTTCGAACCGGGCACCAATCGCGTCGCGGTCCACATCGCGCGGTTGCGGCGCAAGCTGGCCACCGTGCGCCTCGACCCGCTGATCGTCACCGACGGCGCGGGATACCGTTTCGAACCGGCCGCGGCGCGGGCCTTCGCTCTGGACAGCGTGGCGATCATGCGCGACCACACGCCGATTGTCTTCAATGCCACCAGACAGCGGGAGAGCGCGACGATGGCGACCCAAGCAGACGAAAAGCGCGTCGAGACGCAGCTGGACGATAGCGGCGTGATGCACGTCCGCCTCAACCGGCCGGACAAGATGAACGCGCTCGACCCGCAGATGTTCGAAGCGATCATCGCGGCGGGCGAGGCGCTGATGGACCGCAAGGACGTGCGCGTCGTCGTCCTGTCGGGCGCGGGGCCGAGCTTCTGCGCCGGGCTCGACACGTCGAGCTTTGCGCGCACACCCGACCCGGATGAGCCCAAGCTGACGACGCGCATCTACGGCGATTCGAACACCTACCAGCAGGTCGCGACCGTGTGGCGCAAGCTGCCGATGCCGGTCATCGCGGCGCTGCACGGCGTGTGCTTCGGCGGCGGGATGCAGATCGCCAGTGGAGCCGATATCCGCGTCGCCGCGCCGACCACGCGCATGGCGATCATGGAGATGAAATGGGGCCTCGTCCCCGATATGGGTGGCTACCACCTGTGGCGCGGCCTCGTGCGCGACGACGTGCTGCGCGAGCTGGTCTACACCAATCGCGAGTTCACCGGCGAAGAGGCGCAGGCGCTGGGCCTCGCGACCTTCGTGGCGGACGATCCGCTCGCTAAGGCGAAGGAAATCGCCGCCACCATCGCGCAGCGTAACCCCGACGCCGTGCGCGCCGCCAAGCGCCTCTCCAACCGCATGCATGACCAGCGGGGCGAAGACCTGCTGATGGCCGAGAGCGAGGAGCAGGCGAAGATCATCCGTCAGCCCAACCAGATAGAGGCGGTGATGGCGGGCATGGCCAAGCGCGCAGCCGATTTTTCCGATGCGAGTTAG
- a CDS encoding GNAT family N-acetyltransferase: MSAYAIRLSRFGDAAAFSEVETDAAQLLAAEPSLAGIPVPPSRSAEEYRSMIAQRHCLTAVVGDEVVGFAATRPHGRELHLHELSVASGFQRMGIGGTLLRALKIDAQNAGMRAITLHTYRDLPWNTPFYARHGWSPIDDLSAHPRLAAGQDAAVAFGLPRERRCAMICLLD; the protein is encoded by the coding sequence ATGAGCGCGTATGCGATCCGCCTCTCGCGATTCGGGGATGCCGCGGCGTTCTCGGAGGTCGAGACCGACGCAGCGCAGCTCCTCGCTGCCGAGCCGAGCCTTGCCGGAATTCCGGTACCCCCGAGCCGCAGCGCGGAGGAATATCGCAGCATGATCGCGCAGCGTCACTGTCTCACGGCGGTGGTCGGGGACGAGGTGGTCGGGTTCGCCGCGACAAGACCCCACGGGCGCGAGCTGCATCTTCACGAACTCAGCGTCGCCAGCGGCTTCCAGCGTATGGGGATCGGGGGAACCCTGCTGCGCGCGCTCAAGATCGATGCGCAGAACGCGGGCATGCGCGCAATCACCTTGCACACCTATCGCGACCTGCCGTGGAACACGCCATTCTATGCCCGGCACGGCTGGAGCCCGATCGACGATCTGTCCGCACACCCCAGGCTTGCGGCGGGCCAGGATGCGGCTGTCGCATTCGGTCTGCCGCGCGAGCGGCGCTGTGCGATGATCTGCCTTCTGGATTGA
- the clpS gene encoding ATP-dependent Clp protease adapter ClpS produces the protein MAGEGDGDGNEGRPADPNVGVATKTRAKPKKPSQYKVLLLNDDYTPMEFVVMVLKRFFRMDLDEATRVMLHVHQRGVGVCGIFPYEVAETKVNQVMDFARQNQHPLQCTLEKA, from the coding sequence ATGGCCGGCGAAGGGGATGGCGATGGCAACGAAGGTCGCCCTGCCGACCCCAATGTGGGCGTCGCGACCAAGACGCGCGCCAAGCCCAAGAAGCCGAGCCAGTACAAGGTGCTGCTGCTCAACGACGATTACACGCCGATGGAATTCGTCGTCATGGTGCTCAAGCGCTTCTTCCGGATGGATCTGGACGAAGCGACGCGCGTGATGCTCCACGTCCACCAGCGCGGGGTGGGCGTCTGCGGCATCTTCCCCTACGAAGTCGCCGAAACCAAGGTGAACCAGGTGATGGATTTCGCGCGCCAGAACCAGCACCCGCTGCAATGCACGCTCGAAAAGGCCTGA